A single genomic interval of Rhodopseudomonas palustris harbors:
- a CDS encoding type II toxin-antitoxin system VapC family toxin, with amino-acid sequence MTLYLLDTNVLSNLSKPRPSPSVLNWCHRLRPRNWCIAQCTIIEIRRGIKILALKGERARADALSDWFDNLMAMRPRIIALNDHIIDVFTDLSLVPELQNVFAPNPGKYPARVGRDLEIAATAIVVNAIVVTVNVSDFLAINDHVRLPGLFNPDTDQWLVRPRRRETEAVGEEGHWDMHRRLSAKILKH; translated from the coding sequence ATGACCCTTTACCTCCTCGATACCAATGTGCTGTCGAACCTTTCCAAGCCTCGTCCTTCGCCATCGGTGTTGAACTGGTGTCATCGTCTGCGGCCACGAAACTGGTGCATCGCTCAGTGCACGATCATTGAGATCCGGAGGGGGATCAAGATCCTCGCTTTGAAAGGCGAGCGAGCAAGGGCAGACGCTCTTAGCGACTGGTTCGATAACCTGATGGCGATGCGACCACGCATCATTGCACTCAACGACCACATCATCGATGTGTTCACTGATCTATCATTAGTACCAGAGCTACAGAATGTGTTCGCGCCTAATCCGGGTAAGTATCCCGCTAGAGTTGGGCGTGACCTCGAAATTGCGGCGACTGCCATCGTTGTGAACGCGATAGTAGTGACTGTTAACGTCTCCGACTTCTTAGCGATTAACGATCACGTACGGTTGCCAGGACTGTTTAATCCCGACACGGACCAATGGCTTGTTCGCCCAAGGAGGCGGGAGACTGAAGCGGTCGGGGAGGAGGGGCATTGGGATATGCACCGACGTTTGAGTGCCAAAATTCTGAAGCATTGA
- a CDS encoding ParA family protein, translated as MPIIVVAQQKGGVGKTTIAINIAGELSRREREVALVDSDPQRSASIWAMMDNLEFPVYEMNLEQIPLKIWAQDIRRLPADTIIIDTAPSARQLGASVAIADIVLVPCTASGLDIEGVDETIRVIGAVRRRRKAPLAAIIVPNRIDIHLLEGDQIEHELETFGEQVAPIIRMRPDYLRAFTVGESVSSFSRGEAADREIQQLCDLVDKELARIKA; from the coding sequence ATGCCGATCATCGTCGTAGCGCAACAGAAGGGTGGTGTCGGCAAGACGACAATCGCCATAAATATCGCCGGTGAATTGAGCCGACGAGAGCGCGAGGTAGCGCTAGTGGACAGCGACCCACAGCGCTCGGCTTCGATCTGGGCGATGATGGATAATCTCGAATTCCCCGTCTACGAGATGAATCTGGAGCAGATCCCGCTCAAGATTTGGGCTCAGGACATACGGCGCTTACCGGCCGATACGATCATAATTGATACAGCGCCTAGCGCGCGCCAATTGGGCGCTTCGGTGGCGATCGCCGACATCGTGCTCGTTCCGTGCACAGCTTCGGGTCTCGACATAGAGGGGGTCGATGAAACGATTCGCGTGATCGGCGCCGTGCGGCGGCGACGTAAGGCGCCCCTTGCCGCAATTATCGTCCCCAATCGGATCGATATCCATTTGCTTGAGGGAGATCAGATCGAACATGAGTTGGAGACATTTGGCGAGCAGGTGGCTCCGATCATTCGCATGCGACCGGACTATCTTCGGGCTTTTACGGTTGGTGAATCCGTCTCCAGTTTCTCACGTGGCGAAGCCGCCGATCGCGAAATTCAGCAGCTTTGCGACCTAGTGGACAAGGAGTTGGCTCGCATCAAAGCATGA
- a CDS encoding calcium-binding protein: MYLTKTDLHDNYLGGLDQATRDAVINQLVADSVYTGGVEDGTKAYVYNTILPQNPPGSVLLLQGNLNVVTTDNPVLRVVALDNSAPGADLVVKGSNSVFVALGSGGDSVRLRGTGSDTVLGGSGNDTIDGSLNTGAQNLSGGAGNDKITAGSGSATLIGGEGSDTLIAGSGANQRLYGDSGADSLLAGGGAGQSLYGGDGNDTLRAGNGADQLLDGGLGNDSLVGGTGFGQSIYGGDGNDTLRAGNGADQLLDGGLGNDSLVGGAGFGQSIYGGGGNDTLRAGIGGAQYLNGGEGDNVFYGGAGDTLVGGGSGSNTFYLGNGGGGAESILGGSGADTFYVDADITAPGQSGVETISGGAGNDTIRFSGRSYDEDVYGISTDPATGVTTLIFNGTNNPDGSVNPGETFTITGVEQLVFSDGTRNILT; encoded by the coding sequence ATGTATCTTACCAAGACGGATTTGCACGATAACTACCTGGGTGGTCTGGATCAGGCGACCCGCGATGCTGTCATCAATCAATTGGTCGCCGACAGTGTCTATACGGGCGGCGTCGAAGACGGCACGAAAGCTTATGTGTACAACACAATTTTACCGCAGAATCCGCCTGGATCGGTTTTGCTTCTCCAGGGAAACCTGAACGTAGTCACCACCGACAACCCGGTGTTGAGGGTGGTCGCGCTCGACAATTCAGCTCCCGGTGCTGACCTTGTTGTCAAAGGCTCGAATAGTGTTTTTGTCGCGCTCGGCAGTGGCGGCGACTCTGTAAGATTGAGGGGGACGGGCTCTGATACCGTCCTCGGAGGCTCGGGCAATGACACGATTGATGGAAGCCTGAATACGGGAGCCCAGAATCTGTCGGGCGGTGCAGGCAACGATAAGATTACCGCTGGATCCGGGAGCGCGACACTTATCGGTGGCGAGGGCAGTGACACGCTGATTGCCGGAAGCGGCGCTAACCAAAGGCTATATGGTGACTCAGGGGCGGACAGCCTTCTGGCAGGAGGCGGGGCTGGACAATCGCTTTATGGCGGCGATGGGAATGACACGTTGCGGGCTGGCAATGGGGCAGATCAGTTGCTCGATGGCGGCCTCGGTAACGACAGTCTCGTTGGGGGAACGGGTTTTGGCCAGTCAATCTACGGCGGTGATGGCAATGATACGTTGCGGGCCGGCAATGGGGCAGATCAGTTGCTCGATGGCGGCCTCGGCAACGACAGTCTCGTTGGGGGAGCGGGCTTTGGCCAATCGATCTACGGTGGCGGTGGCAACGACACGCTCCGGGCAGGTATCGGTGGAGCCCAGTATCTGAACGGTGGAGAGGGCGACAACGTCTTCTACGGTGGAGCTGGTGATACGCTGGTCGGCGGCGGCAGCGGCTCCAATACCTTTTATCTCGGGAACGGCGGAGGTGGCGCCGAGAGTATTCTTGGCGGCAGCGGTGCTGATACGTTTTACGTCGATGCCGATATCACTGCCCCTGGGCAGAGCGGAGTGGAGACCATCAGCGGTGGCGCTGGAAATGACACGATTCGATTCTCAGGGCGGAGCTATGACGAGGATGTGTACGGTATCTCAACGGATCCCGCGACCGGAGTTACCACTCTGATCTTCAATGGCACCAATAATCCGGATGGATCGGTGAATCCGGGTGAGACCTTCACCATTACGGGTGTCGAGCAGCTGGTGTTCAGCGATGGGACGCGGAACATCTTGACCTGA
- a CDS encoding peptidase domain-containing ABC transporter, with translation MTTIGSDIDPMMSDGPQDSALACLVIVARQHGIHLTTSQLVHDNVLDGSEVSTSDLVRCADGAGLTAKSVVLDWEGLQHLKKALPAIVRLTNGACMVLLRLEGDDESPRVVLRDPNAGEDALLTVDRYRFEDAATGEIILVKRNYDIADEGQPFSIGLITALIFRERRIARDIAICALILGLLALTPIMFWRLMSDKVIIYKAYNTYAVLCMALLVLTIFETAFYYLRQSMVHFLTTRLDVKLSTYMFEKVLNLPMDYFERTAVGLVSRDMREIFKIRTFLVGQMFGTILDSTILIFFLPVMFFFSPVMSLTVLAFAAAMVGILVLMLPAYRRKSNAVIKAEGEQGAFLIQTLNGIRTVKSLALDARQRHQWDVLVARTAKARVAEGMMGTLIATMIRPLERLAVSVPYALGVYLAMSSNDPMAIGSLFAFLMLSQRVTAPLMQMAQLSQQYDEARTAVAVVGGLVNQRPEEGRSGHGVQTPLRGEVQFSNVVFKYKGAVRPALNQVSFEIPVGGTLGVMGKSGSGKTTITRLLQRLHSDYEGLIKIDGIDVREYDVDHLRRNIGVVLQENFLFSGTIRENITAAKPDATFEDIVRAARMAGAEEFIDKLPRGYETFIYEGSPNLSGGQRQRLAIARSLIADPPILILDEATSALDAESESIVNENISRIAHGRTMIIISHRLSSLIKADTILVLDQGQVNDLGRHEELLERNEIYSGLWHQQNGHLDARPRLRRSEFRSPTLVS, from the coding sequence ATGACCACGATTGGTAGCGATATCGATCCGATGATGAGCGACGGCCCGCAGGACTCCGCGCTCGCGTGTCTGGTGATCGTGGCTCGTCAACATGGTATCCATCTCACCACCTCGCAGCTTGTGCACGACAACGTATTGGACGGCAGCGAGGTGTCGACGAGCGATCTGGTTCGTTGCGCAGACGGTGCCGGCCTGACGGCAAAGTCCGTGGTGCTCGATTGGGAGGGCTTGCAACACCTGAAGAAGGCCTTGCCCGCCATTGTCAGGCTGACCAATGGCGCCTGTATGGTGTTGCTACGGCTCGAAGGCGACGATGAGAGCCCCCGAGTCGTACTGCGCGATCCGAATGCTGGCGAGGATGCTCTCCTCACGGTCGACCGTTACAGGTTCGAGGATGCTGCAACGGGAGAGATTATCCTCGTCAAACGGAATTACGATATCGCAGACGAAGGACAGCCCTTCAGCATTGGTCTCATTACGGCGCTTATCTTCCGCGAGCGCCGGATTGCCCGCGATATTGCGATCTGCGCTCTGATCCTCGGCCTTTTGGCACTGACGCCGATCATGTTCTGGCGGCTGATGTCCGACAAGGTCATCATCTACAAGGCCTACAACACCTATGCGGTGCTTTGTATGGCGCTTCTGGTTCTGACGATATTTGAGACCGCGTTCTACTACCTTCGGCAATCGATGGTGCACTTCCTGACGACCAGGCTGGACGTCAAGCTATCGACCTACATGTTTGAAAAGGTACTGAACCTGCCGATGGACTATTTCGAGAGGACCGCGGTGGGCCTCGTCTCGCGCGACATGCGGGAGATCTTCAAGATCAGAACATTCCTCGTCGGCCAAATGTTTGGAACCATTCTGGATTCGACGATCCTCATTTTCTTTCTCCCGGTGATGTTCTTCTTCAGTCCGGTGATGAGCTTGACGGTGCTCGCCTTTGCCGCGGCGATGGTTGGAATCCTGGTTCTCATGCTCCCGGCTTATCGCAGGAAGTCGAACGCCGTCATCAAGGCGGAAGGCGAGCAGGGCGCATTTCTGATTCAGACCCTGAATGGCATCCGGACGGTCAAGTCGCTCGCGCTCGATGCGCGCCAGCGCCATCAATGGGACGTTCTTGTGGCCAGAACCGCAAAGGCCCGGGTGGCGGAAGGTATGATGGGAACCCTGATCGCTACGATGATCAGGCCGCTGGAGCGGCTGGCCGTCAGTGTGCCTTACGCGCTCGGCGTCTATCTTGCGATGTCCAGCAACGATCCGATGGCGATTGGGTCGTTGTTCGCCTTCCTGATGCTGTCGCAGCGGGTGACCGCGCCGCTGATGCAGATGGCACAACTCAGCCAGCAATACGACGAAGCAAGGACTGCGGTTGCTGTTGTCGGAGGGCTTGTCAATCAGAGGCCCGAAGAAGGACGGTCAGGACACGGCGTGCAGACACCACTGCGCGGCGAGGTCCAATTCTCCAACGTCGTGTTCAAGTACAAGGGAGCTGTCAGGCCGGCCCTGAACCAAGTTTCGTTCGAGATCCCGGTCGGGGGCACGCTGGGGGTCATGGGCAAAAGTGGATCCGGTAAGACAACAATTACCCGGTTGTTGCAGCGGTTGCATTCGGACTACGAGGGGCTGATCAAAATCGACGGAATCGACGTCCGCGAGTACGACGTCGACCACTTGCGACGAAACATTGGCGTGGTTCTGCAGGAGAATTTCCTGTTTTCCGGCACGATCCGCGAGAACATCACGGCCGCCAAGCCAGACGCGACATTCGAAGATATCGTCCGCGCGGCGAGAATGGCGGGAGCCGAGGAATTTATCGACAAGCTGCCGCGCGGCTACGAGACATTCATCTACGAGGGATCGCCGAACCTGTCCGGTGGTCAGCGTCAGCGGCTGGCGATCGCCCGCTCACTGATAGCGGATCCGCCCATTCTCATTCTCGACGAAGCGACCAGTGCGCTCGACGCCGAGAGCGAGTCGATCGTGAACGAAAACATCTCCAGAATCGCTCATGGAAGGACGATGATCATCATTTCGCACCGGCTGTCCTCGCTGATCAAAGCTGATACGATCCTTGTCCTCGATCAGGGCCAGGTCAACGACCTCGGTCGACACGAAGAGCTACTTGAGCGAAACGAGATCTACAGCGGGTTGTGGCATCAGCAGAACGGACACCTCGACGCGCGGCCACGGCTGCGTAGGTCGGAATTCAGGAGCCCGACCCTTGTCTCATGA